The Geminocystis sp. NIES-3708 genomic sequence AAAAGTATAAAGAAGAAGATAAATAATACCGCAAATATGAATTACTAATAAACCTAAAAAAGCACTCATGGCAAATAATTCTAAGCGCCGTTTCCCCGGCAACACTAAAAATCCGCATAACCATGCACCGGGGATAAAGCCTAAAATATAACCAAAGCTAGGATACTGAAAATACTCAACACTACCTCCTTGATAGAAAATAGGCAACTTAAATAAACCTAAAATAACATAAGCAATTTGTGCGTAGGCGGCAGCATTTTTTCCCCCTACTAATCCTGTAAAAAATACCCCAGCTAATTGATAGGTGATACCAAGAGAAGAAGGCTTTAAATTTTCTAAATCATTAGCTGTGATTGGTAAAACCATAAAAACTTCAACGAAAGTGCCAAAAATGGTGAGCATTAAGCCAATTAATGCCCAAAAAAATTCATTGATAGGTGATATTTTCTGTGGTAGTAAGCTTTTGTTTTTCACAGTCTGGATTAGTTTTAAGAAAAAATTAATTATTAATAGGTGTTTCTCCACCTTCTAAGCCTAATTCAGCTAACATAGCGTGATCATCTTCAGGAGATTGCCCTAAAGTAGTAAGATAATTCCCAATTAACATAGCATTTATGCCGGATTTTAAACCTTGACGTTGCCACTCTCCTAATACTGCTTCTCTGCCTCCTGCATAACGTAATATTTGTGTTGGTAAAACGAAACGGAAAATAGCGATGACTTTTACTGCTTCTAAAGGGGTTAATTTTCTTTCTTCACCCAGAGGAGTGCCTTCTCTAGGATTAAGTAAATTAATCGGCACAGACTCCACTTCTAATTCTCTTAGAGATAGTGCTAAATCGATTCTATCAGCCCATGTTTCTCCCATGCCCATGATACCACCTGTACAGGCTTGAATACCAGCTTTTTTTAGGTTTTTAACAGTATTTACTCTATCATTCCACGTATGAGTCGTCACGATTTTATCATAAAAATTACTAGAAGATTCCAAGTTATGATTATAACGGGTAACACCAGCTTCTTTTAAGGCTTGAGCTTGTTCGAGAGTAACTTCACCTAAAGCACAACAAGGTTTAACATTAGTTTCGGCGATAATTTGCTTAACTGTCTCTAAAACTTCTTCAAATTCATTACTTTTAGGACTATTATATTTTATCCCTCGTCCTTGAGATACTAAACAAAATCTTTTTGCCCCAGCCGCATCTGCCGCTTTGGCATATTCTAAAATTTCTTCTCTGGATTTCAAACCATAAACAGGGGAGTCTTTGCCTTGATGATGTACTGATTGGGAACAAAAACTACAATTTTCTGAACAATTACCTGAT encodes the following:
- a CDS encoding biotin transporter BioY, which codes for MKNKSLLPQKISPINEFFWALIGLMLTIFGTFVEVFMVLPITANDLENLKPSSLGITYQLAGVFFTGLVGGKNAAAYAQIAYVILGLFKLPIFYQGGSVEYFQYPSFGYILGFIPGAWLCGFLVLPGKRRLELFAMSAFLGLLVIHICGIIYLLLYTFITPFFGNVLSDTYLWDAINWYSITPFPAQLALICAVSVVAFILRIILFY
- the bioB gene encoding biotin synthase BioB; its protein translation is MNQQEIIQEITLNQWLKQLSNQIINGYKISREEALNLTQIEGEENILLLCEYADSIRQARCGNIVDLCSIVNIKSGNCSENCSFCSQSVHHQGKDSPVYGLKSREEILEYAKAADAAGAKRFCLVSQGRGIKYNSPKSNEFEEVLETVKQIIAETNVKPCCALGEVTLEQAQALKEAGVTRYNHNLESSSNFYDKIVTTHTWNDRVNTVKNLKKAGIQACTGGIMGMGETWADRIDLALSLRELEVESVPINLLNPREGTPLGEERKLTPLEAVKVIAIFRFVLPTQILRYAGGREAVLGEWQRQGLKSGINAMLIGNYLTTLGQSPEDDHAMLAELGLEGGETPINN